A genomic window from Leptospira andrefontaineae includes:
- a CDS encoding LIC10301 family lipoprotein, which yields MKKILFSLAVLSLLIGCQPPLQERILGIWERTSVCTADGQCKNSEPGKAPKLSIFRPGLAIYENPEDPENQRRIEYEFYEKETKSREPELIFRFLNLGFDIRYIVKKANKETLELSNPDLNNTEIYKKLGPAPE from the coding sequence ATGAAAAAAATTCTTTTTTCCCTAGCGGTCTTATCCTTACTCATAGGCTGTCAACCTCCACTACAGGAGAGAATTTTAGGTATATGGGAAAGAACTTCCGTTTGTACAGCAGACGGACAGTGTAAAAATTCAGAGCCGGGCAAGGCTCCTAAACTTTCCATCTTCAGACCTGGACTTGCTATCTACGAAAATCCGGAAGATCCAGAAAACCAACGTAGAATTGAATATGAGTTTTACGAAAAAGAAACCAAATCAAGAGAACCTGAGCTTATATTTAGGTTTTTGAATCTAGGATTCGACATTCGTTATATCGTGAAGAAAGCGAATAAAGAAACTCTGGAACTTTCGAATCCGGATCTGAATAATACCGAAATTTATAAAAAATTAGGTCCTGCTCCCGAATGA
- a CDS encoding STAS domain-containing protein produces the protein MGENSEIIEIQPELTALFNDYYAFRNQLMDAIAKKPAKIVLDLGKIPVMNSISISSLVWFCKNAKLEGIAIDIREIHPDLMKTFEVLKIDEYFQRI, from the coding sequence ATGGGTGAAAATTCGGAGATTATCGAGATCCAGCCGGAGCTGACTGCCCTTTTTAACGACTATTACGCATTTCGAAACCAGTTAATGGACGCGATCGCCAAAAAACCGGCTAAAATCGTCCTGGACCTTGGCAAAATTCCGGTGATGAATTCCATTTCCATCAGTTCACTGGTTTGGTTTTGCAAAAATGCAAAGTTAGAAGGGATAGCGATCGATATAAGAGAGATACATCCTGATTTAATGAAAACTTTCGAAGTGCTCAAGATCGACGAATATTTTCAACGAATCTAA
- the flgB gene encoding flagellar basal body rod protein FlgB: MFQKTHFMKTQDLLEKGMNAASMKRKVLADNIANADVPHFKRSEVLFESMIKRALESEKIEASKAIPTRIEDERHISFFTPLDYKSVKPKANIDYLTTVRADGNNVDPEKEVMEASNSQMQYMMMVERMNANFRDLKNVMRLA, from the coding sequence ATGTTCCAAAAAACACATTTCATGAAGACTCAGGACTTATTAGAGAAGGGAATGAACGCCGCCTCTATGAAAAGAAAAGTCCTCGCAGACAATATCGCAAATGCCGATGTTCCCCATTTTAAAAGAAGCGAAGTACTTTTTGAATCCATGATCAAAAGAGCATTGGAATCGGAAAAGATAGAAGCTTCTAAAGCGATCCCTACTAGGATCGAAGACGAACGTCATATTTCCTTTTTTACTCCATTAGATTATAAATCTGTAAAGCCTAAGGCAAACATAGATTATCTGACCACTGTTAGAGCCGATGGAAATAACGTAGATCCTGAGAAAGAAGTTATGGAAGCTTCCAATTCTCAAATGCAATACATGATGATGGTCGAAAGAATGAATGCGAACTTCCGTGATTTGAAGAACGTAATGAGGTTGGCTTAA
- the flgC gene encoding flagellar basal body rod protein FlgC, with protein sequence MGLFSAVNISATGLSAQRLRMDVIGNNIANATTTRNTNGDGPFRRDRVILTPVNLRTKWKSPVYPFGLSPGEGKGVKVMKIEKDMSPLRLTYDPTHPDAIQIGPKKGYVEMPNVNIVTEMTDMISASRSYEANVQMINGSKAMFNKALEIGRA encoded by the coding sequence ATGGGACTATTTAGCGCAGTTAATATCTCCGCCACCGGACTTTCAGCACAAAGACTCCGTATGGATGTGATCGGGAACAATATCGCGAATGCAACCACTACTAGAAATACGAATGGAGATGGTCCTTTCCGCAGGGATAGAGTGATCCTGACTCCTGTAAATCTTAGAACCAAATGGAAAAGTCCAGTTTATCCTTTTGGTCTTTCTCCTGGAGAAGGTAAAGGTGTGAAAGTAATGAAAATCGAAAAGGATATGAGTCCTTTAAGATTAACTTATGATCCTACCCACCCTGATGCGATCCAGATCGGACCTAAAAAAGGCTATGTAGAAATGCCTAACGTAAATATAGTCACCGAAATGACGGACATGATCTCGGCCTCCAGATCGTACGAGGCAAACGTCCAGATGATTAACGGATCCAAGGCAATGTTCAACAAAGCCTTAGAGATCGGAAGGGCTTAA
- the fliE gene encoding flagellar hook-basal body complex protein FliE translates to MNVDFNSKLWYNYNSGYSDSRFPLSPKGDKVSVKIDDQRHYGDVKEPVAPDYVAESFSEAMRNAFKSVNDLQVEADELTQKMVYDPNSVDAHEVMVASEKARVALTFTKTLADGVVRAYRDLTSMR, encoded by the coding sequence ATGAACGTAGATTTTAATTCCAAACTTTGGTACAATTATAACTCGGGATATTCCGATTCTCGTTTTCCTCTTTCTCCTAAAGGTGACAAGGTTTCCGTAAAGATAGATGACCAACGCCATTATGGAGATGTGAAAGAGCCAGTGGCTCCAGACTATGTTGCTGAAAGTTTTTCAGAAGCAATGAGAAACGCGTTCAAATCTGTAAACGACCTACAGGTAGAAGCAGACGAACTCACTCAAAAAATGGTATATGATCCAAACAGTGTAGATGCTCACGAAGTAATGGTAGCTTCTGAAAAAGCAAGAGTGGCGCTTACATTCACTAAAACTCTCGCAGATGGAGTTGTAAGAGCTTATAGAGATCTTACTTCCATGAGATAA
- a CDS encoding helix-turn-helix domain-containing protein translates to MPELLGWFLDGMILFGGFLSFLLAIGEFPSDKKHKFQVLLSLTLVSLGFMQLSGALVLNPNAGQDLNLKLWNLPLLYLPPAFAFLSLLAFLEEDFRYKSVHTLFFLPFLLCLGVILFFRLGDYARSSASSNIYWNILDPISGTGILYLGAGIFSLSFVFPIFKILPKISELKFKILFGIFALDCLIVSIFGMIGLIFNPIFLKLALLTVTLAVSLVYYIRRKYFDFPETIRSDLAKAKYSRTRLEGMEIDPILEKLNFLFESEKIHRREDLSLAELAKELSLTTHQFSELINNRIGKGYFSLINHHRVEDAKQLLSETDKTVLEIAMTVGFNNRSSFNEAFLKLTQKTPISYRKMCKPL, encoded by the coding sequence ATGCCTGAGTTATTGGGATGGTTTTTAGACGGGATGATCCTCTTCGGAGGATTTCTTTCGTTTTTACTTGCAATCGGTGAATTTCCTTCCGACAAGAAACATAAATTCCAAGTTTTACTTTCTCTTACTCTAGTCTCCTTAGGATTTATGCAACTTTCCGGTGCTTTGGTTTTAAATCCAAATGCTGGTCAGGATCTAAACCTAAAACTTTGGAATCTTCCTCTTTTATATCTTCCACCTGCTTTTGCTTTTTTATCTCTTCTAGCTTTTTTGGAAGAAGACTTCAGATATAAGTCGGTCCATACTCTCTTCTTCCTTCCATTCTTACTTTGTTTGGGAGTTATTCTATTTTTCAGATTAGGGGACTATGCCAGATCTTCTGCTTCGAGCAATATCTATTGGAATATTTTAGATCCGATTTCTGGAACAGGGATACTTTACTTAGGTGCAGGGATTTTTTCTTTGAGCTTCGTTTTTCCGATCTTCAAGATACTTCCCAAAATCTCTGAACTGAAATTTAAGATCTTATTCGGTATATTTGCTTTAGATTGTTTGATTGTTTCTATTTTCGGAATGATTGGACTGATATTCAATCCTATCTTTTTGAAACTTGCACTTTTAACCGTGACCCTTGCAGTCTCGCTCGTGTATTATATCCGAAGGAAATATTTCGATTTTCCGGAAACTATCAGATCCGATCTGGCAAAAGCAAAATATTCTAGGACCAGATTAGAAGGTATGGAAATCGATCCTATATTAGAAAAATTAAACTTTCTATTCGAATCCGAAAAGATCCATCGTAGAGAAGATCTGTCCTTAGCGGAACTTGCCAAAGAATTATCGCTAACTACTCATCAATTTTCGGAACTAATCAATAATAGGATAGGAAAAGGGTATTTTTCTCTGATCAACCATCATAGAGTAGAAGATGCAAAACAACTTTTGTCTGAAACGGATAAAACAGTTTTGGAAATCGCAATGACAGTCGGTTTTAATAATCGTTCTTCATTTAATGAAGCCTTTTTGAAACTTACTCAAAAAACTCCGATTTCCTATCGAAAAATGTGTAAACCTTTATAA
- a CDS encoding DUF4345 family protein, whose protein sequence is MQTHSLSDQTGSLIGWITKIFLALNLAVYAGFTIAFLLFPIPLANSIGYTIHSSAALADFRAMYSGLCFGVGLIVYYGLVKPEFKTQAILLSIASAAGLFVARLYTLFLDGPGNEYIYLSMATEIVSVFLGAWLLRKN, encoded by the coding sequence ATGCAAACTCATTCACTTTCAGATCAAACTGGTTCACTTATAGGATGGATCACTAAAATTTTTCTGGCTTTAAACTTGGCGGTATATGCCGGATTTACTATAGCCTTCCTTCTATTTCCGATTCCTTTAGCGAATTCAATCGGGTATACGATCCATTCGAGTGCAGCGCTTGCTGACTTCAGAGCAATGTATTCCGGTTTATGTTTCGGGGTTGGGCTTATAGTATATTACGGTTTAGTAAAGCCGGAATTTAAAACCCAGGCCATTCTTCTTTCCATAGCAAGTGCAGCAGGGTTATTTGTAGCAAGACTATACACACTGTTCTTGGACGGACCGGGAAACGAGTACATCTACTTGAGCATGGCGACTGAAATTGTTTCCGTATTCTTGGGAGCTTGGCTTTTAAGAAAAAATTGA
- a CDS encoding P83/100 family protein, translating to MSRIRLAVFLIFLGSFSFPIFAQEGPKLGEKEVRSSGKVNFVNRSAARADEETKGSNARTGAGLSDALKKDPKSAASADGITAIRILPDEKEKKFGADLISIGKDADYGHINSIQRILSGYVKANFGYSEANSDTLATYILYYNAIHRKGADYVKRKYNTEVVKNSQNDKIGIGRRYTEWPGKTQIIIPIVTNILSDDGKDLDTDELEKEVNRDLDKKKEGQDDKKKMNDLQNEKAEEEKRKLKDKQEENRKKQEDASSKERNAEREIQELNKDPVKNKQKITQKQEERKQAQQEQQKAKKEEQQLKDKEKEIAKKEESRKSDSKSSSSSSDSKSSSSGDSKKSEAKSDDNKSKEEIKQELKETKKELETVKEEQKKKEEFDKNVVGGKILFLKTLKYTSDGHYSNELHALDPAQDDTIFKGEFNKICGRTFEVVDGKALVVGYESDHSAAHKLILIDQETLKPAVWSADSVFWRTPMIIKGEEIYAFEERNGKYYLSRYDKGLKKIAGTEEEISPNSNVTFFGEKIYVTGKEEGSGKTEIAVFSKADLKLIKKIKP from the coding sequence ATGTCACGGATTCGACTGGCCGTATTTCTAATCTTCCTAGGAAGTTTTAGCTTTCCGATCTTCGCCCAAGAGGGGCCTAAACTTGGAGAAAAGGAAGTTCGTTCTTCCGGAAAAGTGAACTTCGTCAATAGATCCGCTGCAAGAGCTGACGAAGAGACAAAAGGAAGTAATGCAAGAACAGGAGCTGGATTATCCGATGCATTAAAGAAGGATCCTAAATCAGCAGCTTCTGCCGATGGGATCACTGCGATCCGCATTCTTCCTGATGAGAAAGAAAAAAAATTTGGAGCAGATCTGATCAGCATCGGTAAAGATGCGGATTACGGACATATTAACTCCATTCAAAGGATCCTTTCTGGATATGTGAAGGCAAACTTCGGATATTCAGAAGCGAACTCGGATACATTAGCAACTTATATACTTTATTATAATGCGATCCATCGTAAGGGCGCAGATTATGTTAAACGTAAATATAATACCGAAGTTGTGAAGAACTCGCAAAACGATAAGATCGGTATCGGTAGACGTTATACGGAATGGCCAGGAAAAACTCAGATCATTATTCCTATCGTAACCAATATTCTTTCCGATGATGGAAAGGATCTGGATACCGACGAGCTTGAGAAAGAAGTCAATAGAGACTTGGATAAAAAGAAAGAAGGCCAAGACGATAAGAAAAAAATGAACGACCTTCAAAATGAGAAGGCGGAAGAAGAAAAACGTAAACTCAAAGACAAACAGGAAGAGAATAGAAAAAAACAAGAAGATGCTTCCAGCAAAGAAAGGAATGCAGAAAGAGAGATCCAGGAACTGAACAAAGATCCTGTTAAGAACAAACAAAAGATCACTCAAAAACAAGAAGAACGTAAACAGGCCCAACAAGAACAACAAAAGGCCAAAAAGGAAGAGCAACAATTAAAAGATAAAGAGAAAGAGATCGCAAAAAAAGAAGAATCTCGTAAATCGGATTCTAAATCTTCCTCATCCTCTTCCGATTCCAAAAGTTCTTCTTCCGGAGATTCTAAAAAATCCGAAGCTAAGTCCGACGATAATAAGTCCAAGGAAGAGATCAAACAAGAGCTGAAGGAAACTAAGAAAGAGTTAGAAACAGTTAAAGAAGAACAGAAGAAAAAAGAAGAATTCGACAAGAACGTTGTCGGTGGAAAAATTCTATTCCTCAAAACTTTAAAATACACTTCAGACGGACATTATAGTAACGAACTTCATGCATTAGATCCAGCCCAAGATGATACGATCTTCAAAGGTGAATTTAATAAGATCTGCGGACGCACATTCGAAGTAGTGGATGGAAAAGCACTGGTCGTTGGTTACGAATCCGATCACTCTGCTGCTCACAAACTTATACTGATCGATCAGGAAACATTAAAACCTGCGGTTTGGTCAGCTGATTCGGTATTCTGGCGAACTCCAATGATCATCAAAGGAGAAGAGATCTATGCCTTTGAAGAAAGAAACGGAAAATATTATTTAAGCCGTTACGACAAAGGTTTAAAGAAAATTGCTGGAACTGAAGAAGAGATAAGCCCGAATTCAAACGTAACTTTCTTCGGCGAAAAAATTTACGTTACCGGTAAGGAAGAAGGTTCCGGAAAAACTGAAATCGCAGTGTTCAGCAAAGCGGATCTGAAATTGATCAAGAAGATCAAACCTTAA